The following proteins are co-located in the Paralichthys olivaceus isolate ysfri-2021 chromosome 10, ASM2471397v2, whole genome shotgun sequence genome:
- the dusp19a gene encoding dual specificity protein phosphatase 19, whose protein sequence is MQSLTEEIQSFSRTRLRKQCTRVTSLSGRRIIETWKGSTITVVEDPAPPEKMLGYVPDTSWDLQVGAVKPYLLLGSQDAAHDFGTLRKHKVSHILNVAFGVENVFPDLFIYKTVSILDLPDTDLLLHIQECCDFIQQARSEKGVVLVHCNAGVSRAPSVVVGYLMSCDGQSFDEALSLVKSARPASSPNPGFLEQLRSYRTPTVNGSKR, encoded by the exons ATGCAGTCCCTGACTGAGGAGATCCAGAGTTTCTCTCGGACACGGCTGAGGAAGCAGTGCACCCGCGTGACATCGCTGAGCGGCCGCCGCATCATCGAGACCTGGAAGGGCTCGACCATCACTGTGGTTGAGGACCCCGCCCCCCCGGAGAAGATGCTGGGATACGTCCCTGACACTTCCTGGGACCTGCAGGTTGGAGCCGTCAAACCGTACCTGCTGCTGG gttcgCAGGATGCTGCACATGACTTTGGAACTCTGAGAAAACACAAG gtgtcTCACATCCTGAACGTGGCCTTCGGTGTGGAGAACGTCTTTCCCGATCTGTTCATCTATAAGACCGTCAGTATTCTGGATCTTCCCGACACTGATCTGTTGCTTCACATCCAGGAATGCTGCGACTTCATCCAGCAGGCTCGCTCGGAG AAAGGTGTGGTGTTGGTCCACTGTAACGCCGGCGTGTCCCGGGCACCGTCTGTCGTCGTCGGCTACCTGATGTCATGTGACGGCCAGTCCTTCGACGAAGCCCTCTCATTGGTCAAATCGGCTCGGCCTGCCTCCTCCCCCAACCCCGGCTTCCTGGAGCAGCTGAGGAGCTACAGAACCCCGACAGTGAATGGGTCCAAACGCTAG
- the pde1a gene encoding dual specificity calcium/calmodulin-dependent 3',5'-cyclic nucleotide phosphodiesterase 1A isoform X2, translating into MGSFCTALDRRTVVVTVTPREESTVQTGDSLKPIKSVSWLQHPIRSRCSIGRRVHGPTNYCAVKTGQKYKSTSQRLKGVLEQMDRGVVDLQDLRRNLELAAAMLDAVYTDETKRLLDTEDELSDLQAESVPSEVRDWLACTFSRKMGVAKRRPEEKPRFRSIVHAVQAGIFVERMYRRTSNMAGLTYPPTALRALKEVDQWSFDVFSFHEATGDHALKFLVYDLLTRYDLINRFRIPVQALVQFVEALENGYSKHRNPYHNLIHAADVTQTAHFLMLHTGLMHWLSELEILAMVFAAAIHDFEHTGTTNNFHIHTRSEVAIFYNDRSVLENHHISAAYRLMAEEEMNILINLNKDDWRELRSLVIEMVMSTDMSCHFQQIKTMRNSLSQTHSIDKVKVLSLMLHAADISHPAKAWPLHHRWTHSLMEEFFRQGDKEVDLGLPFSPLCDRKATMIAQSQIGFIDFIVEPTFSVLIDTTEKVIGPLIEEDRKARETGNRRSSLTGSGSVTVESVQRHSSSRHGNNDDGQMDFSLTAIDLQVLRLHLSGVIASNKDRWKELSVHELANKEQEEQEEAESNISSDVQSQASPDHSPPDEHTSNQSQDSPDETHDDKSPDQMPADHLTWNGAGEGKEGDNDEVPENV; encoded by the exons ATGGGCTCCTTCTGCACGGCTCTGGACAGGAGGACGGTGGTGGTGACGGTGACGCCACGTGAGGAGTCAACAGTTCAGACAG GTGACTCTCTGAAGCCAATCAAATCAGTGAGCTGGCTGCAGCACCCAATCAGGAGCAGGTGCAGCATTGGGAGGCGTGTCCATGGACCCACCAATTACTGTGCTGTGAAGACCGG gcAGAAATATAAAAGTACATCGCAgag GCTGAAGGGGGTCCTGGAGCAGATGGACCGCGGCGTCGTGGACCTGCAGGACCTCCGCAGGAACCTGGAGCTCGCTGCTGCCATGTTGGACGCTGTTTACACTGATGAGACGAA GCGTCTGTTGGACACCGAGGACGAGCTCAGCGACTTGCAGGCAGAGTCAGTGCCCAGCGAAGTACGTGATTGGCTGGCATGTACCTTCAGCAGGAAGATGGGCGTGGCCAAGCGTCGACCTGAGGAGAAGCCGAGATTCAGGAGCATCGTCCACGCAGTGCAAGCCGGGATCTTTGTAGAGAG gATGTACAGACGAACGTCCAACATGGCCGGTCTGACGTATCCGCCCACTGCTCTGAGAGCTCTGAAG gAAGTGGATCAGTGGTCGTTTGATGTGTTTTCCTTCCACGAGGCCACGGGAGACCACGCCCTCAAGTTTCTCGTGTACGACCTGCTGACCCGCTACGACCTCATCAACAGGTTCAGG ATCCCTGTGCAGGCTCTAGTGCAGTTTGTGGAAGCTCTGGAGAACGGCTACAGCAAACACAGGAACCCTTACCACAACCTGATCCACGCCGCTGATGTCACTCAGACCGCCCACTTCCTGATGCTGCACACTGGACTGatg cactggCTCAGCGAGCTGGAGATCCTTGCGATGGTTTTCGCTGCAGCGATTCACGACTTTGAACACACAGGAACCACCAACAACTTCCACATCCACACCAG gtcgGAGGTGGCGATTTTTTACAATGACAGGTCGGTGCTGGAGAACCATCACATCAGCGCCGCCTACAGGCTGatggcagaggaggaaatgaacaTCCTGATCAACCTGAACAAGGACGACTGGAg GGAGCTGAGGTCCCTGGTGATAGAGATGGTGATGTCCACAGACATGTCCTGTCACTTCCAGCAGATCAAGACCATGAGGAACTCACTGAGTCAGACACACAG cATCGACAAAGTGAAGGTTTTGTCTCTGATGCTTCACGCTGCCGACATCAGTCATCCGGCCAAAGCCTGGCCGCTGCACCACCGCTGGACCCACAGTCTGATGGAGGAGTTCTTTAGACAG GGAGACAAAGAGGTGGACCTGGGTCttcccttttctcctctctgtgacCGTAAAGCTACCATGATCGCCCAATCACAGATAG GTTTCATAGATTTCATTGTGGAGCCGACCTTCAGTGTTCTGATTGACACGACAGAGAAGGTGATTGGACCTCTGATAGAAGAGGATAGGAAGGCCAGAGAAACTGGAAACAGGAGGTCCAG TTTAACAGGAAGTGGCTCTGTTACCGTGGAGTCGGTgcagagacacagcagcagccgccATGGAAACAatgatgatggacagatggacttTTCTCTGACCGCCATTGACCTGCAGGTTCTGAGGCTCCACCTATCAGGCGTCATCGCCAGCAACAAGGACCGCTGGAAAGAGCTGTCTGTGCAtg AACTGGCCAATAAGGAGCAAGAGGAACAAGAGGAGGCGGAGTCTAACATCAGCTCAGATGTCCAGTCTCAAGCGTCACCTGACCACAGTCCTCCTGACGAACACACCTCCAACCAATCACAGGACTCGCCCGATGAAACACATGATGACAAATCACCAGACCAGATGCCTGCAGATCACCTGACCTGGAACG GGGCAGGCGAGGGGAAAGAAGGCGACAACGACGAAGTGCCTGAAAACGTCTGA
- the pde1a gene encoding dual specificity calcium/calmodulin-dependent 3',5'-cyclic nucleotide phosphodiesterase 1A isoform X1, giving the protein MNEEAEESQLPEQEQQREDIWSVEMQQEVEETVETEEIQQEEEVQCEGEVQQEKDEVQEEVQQEEEMQQKQDKMQQSEVVREEEENVEVQQSEQEQREEEQRVEELQQTDEEEEAQTEEMLQTGEQQTEQVQEFEGQQQTEEVQQHIEEVQDFVDAVEQNLNNQVLIRLREMQKYKSTSQRLKGVLEQMDRGVVDLQDLRRNLELAAAMLDAVYTDETKRLLDTEDELSDLQAESVPSEVRDWLACTFSRKMGVAKRRPEEKPRFRSIVHAVQAGIFVERMYRRTSNMAGLTYPPTALRALKEVDQWSFDVFSFHEATGDHALKFLVYDLLTRYDLINRFRIPVQALVQFVEALENGYSKHRNPYHNLIHAADVTQTAHFLMLHTGLMHWLSELEILAMVFAAAIHDFEHTGTTNNFHIHTRSEVAIFYNDRSVLENHHISAAYRLMAEEEMNILINLNKDDWRELRSLVIEMVMSTDMSCHFQQIKTMRNSLSQTHSIDKVKVLSLMLHAADISHPAKAWPLHHRWTHSLMEEFFRQGDKEVDLGLPFSPLCDRKATMIAQSQIGFIDFIVEPTFSVLIDTTEKVIGPLIEEDRKARETGNRRSSLTGSGSVTVESVQRHSSSRHGNNDDGQMDFSLTAIDLQVLRLHLSGVIASNKDRWKELSVHELANKEQEEQEEAESNISSDVQSQASPDHSPPDEHTSNQSQDSPDETHDDKSPDQMPADHLTWNGAGEGKEGDNDEVPENV; this is encoded by the exons ATGAACGAGGAGGCGGAGGAGTCGCAGCTGCcggagcaggagcagcaaaGGGAGGACATATGGTCTGTGGAGAtgcagcaggaggtggaggagacggTAGAGACTGAGGAGATtcaacaggaagaggaagtgcaATGTGAAGGGGAGGTGCAACAGGAGAAAGACgaggtgcaggaggaggtgcagcaggaggaggagatgcagcAAAAGCAGGACAAGATGCAACAGAGTGAAGTggtcagggaggaggaggagaatgtgGAGGTGCAGCAGAGTGAACAGGAGcaaagggaggaggagcagagggttgaggagctgcagcaaactgatgaggaggaggaggcgcagACTGAGGAGATGCTACAGACtggagagcagcagacagaacaggTGCAGGAGTTTGAGgggcagcagcagacagaggaggtACAGCAACACATTGAGGAGGTGCAGGACTTTGTGGACGCTGTGGAGCAGAACCTCAACAACCAGGTCCTGATTCGACTGAGAGAAAT gcAGAAATATAAAAGTACATCGCAgag GCTGAAGGGGGTCCTGGAGCAGATGGACCGCGGCGTCGTGGACCTGCAGGACCTCCGCAGGAACCTGGAGCTCGCTGCTGCCATGTTGGACGCTGTTTACACTGATGAGACGAA GCGTCTGTTGGACACCGAGGACGAGCTCAGCGACTTGCAGGCAGAGTCAGTGCCCAGCGAAGTACGTGATTGGCTGGCATGTACCTTCAGCAGGAAGATGGGCGTGGCCAAGCGTCGACCTGAGGAGAAGCCGAGATTCAGGAGCATCGTCCACGCAGTGCAAGCCGGGATCTTTGTAGAGAG gATGTACAGACGAACGTCCAACATGGCCGGTCTGACGTATCCGCCCACTGCTCTGAGAGCTCTGAAG gAAGTGGATCAGTGGTCGTTTGATGTGTTTTCCTTCCACGAGGCCACGGGAGACCACGCCCTCAAGTTTCTCGTGTACGACCTGCTGACCCGCTACGACCTCATCAACAGGTTCAGG ATCCCTGTGCAGGCTCTAGTGCAGTTTGTGGAAGCTCTGGAGAACGGCTACAGCAAACACAGGAACCCTTACCACAACCTGATCCACGCCGCTGATGTCACTCAGACCGCCCACTTCCTGATGCTGCACACTGGACTGatg cactggCTCAGCGAGCTGGAGATCCTTGCGATGGTTTTCGCTGCAGCGATTCACGACTTTGAACACACAGGAACCACCAACAACTTCCACATCCACACCAG gtcgGAGGTGGCGATTTTTTACAATGACAGGTCGGTGCTGGAGAACCATCACATCAGCGCCGCCTACAGGCTGatggcagaggaggaaatgaacaTCCTGATCAACCTGAACAAGGACGACTGGAg GGAGCTGAGGTCCCTGGTGATAGAGATGGTGATGTCCACAGACATGTCCTGTCACTTCCAGCAGATCAAGACCATGAGGAACTCACTGAGTCAGACACACAG cATCGACAAAGTGAAGGTTTTGTCTCTGATGCTTCACGCTGCCGACATCAGTCATCCGGCCAAAGCCTGGCCGCTGCACCACCGCTGGACCCACAGTCTGATGGAGGAGTTCTTTAGACAG GGAGACAAAGAGGTGGACCTGGGTCttcccttttctcctctctgtgacCGTAAAGCTACCATGATCGCCCAATCACAGATAG GTTTCATAGATTTCATTGTGGAGCCGACCTTCAGTGTTCTGATTGACACGACAGAGAAGGTGATTGGACCTCTGATAGAAGAGGATAGGAAGGCCAGAGAAACTGGAAACAGGAGGTCCAG TTTAACAGGAAGTGGCTCTGTTACCGTGGAGTCGGTgcagagacacagcagcagccgccATGGAAACAatgatgatggacagatggacttTTCTCTGACCGCCATTGACCTGCAGGTTCTGAGGCTCCACCTATCAGGCGTCATCGCCAGCAACAAGGACCGCTGGAAAGAGCTGTCTGTGCAtg AACTGGCCAATAAGGAGCAAGAGGAACAAGAGGAGGCGGAGTCTAACATCAGCTCAGATGTCCAGTCTCAAGCGTCACCTGACCACAGTCCTCCTGACGAACACACCTCCAACCAATCACAGGACTCGCCCGATGAAACACATGATGACAAATCACCAGACCAGATGCCTGCAGATCACCTGACCTGGAACG GGGCAGGCGAGGGGAAAGAAGGCGACAACGACGAAGTGCCTGAAAACGTCTGA